A region from the Cannabis sativa cultivar Pink pepper isolate KNU-18-1 chromosome 9, ASM2916894v1, whole genome shotgun sequence genome encodes:
- the LOC115721880 gene encoding tyrosine decarboxylase 1, whose translation MGRLIDFDLPQNNILSNVAGGGASNDNPLDPEEFRRQGHMVIDFIADYYKNIEKYPVLSQVEPGYLKKRLPTSAPMNPESIETILGDVQDHIVPGITHWQSPNYFAYFPSSGSIAGFLGEMLATGFNVVGFNWMSSPAATELESIVMDWLGQMLRLPKSFLFSGNGGGVLQGTTCEAILCTLVAARDRTLRIIGNDNIGKLVVYCSDQTHCAFKKAAQIAGINPDNFRVIPTTLSSSFSMCPKALRNTITTDVEAGLVPIFLLATVGTTSTTAVDPLGPLCDVAKDYGMWVHVDAAYAGSICICPEFRHFIDGVEGADSFSFNAHKWFFTTLDCCCLWVKDPAALTQSLSTDPEYLKNKATESKQVVDYKDWQLALSRRFRSLKLWLVLRSYGVEKLRGFLRSHVKMAKVFQGFVEADNRFEVVVPRNFANVCFRISPSAVMNKSSNGVLGEITNSNDISSPRTKTKMGMVNEVNQKLMESINGSGGIYMTHLLYKLI comes from the coding sequence ATGGGTAGGCTCATCGACTTTGATCTTCCCCAGAATAACATTCTTTCAAACGTAGCCGGCGGTGGCGCAAGCAATGATAACCCGTTGGACCCTGAGGAGTTTCGGCGCCAAGGCCACATGGTGATTGATTTCATCGCCGATTACTACAAAAACATCGAGAAGTATCCCGTTCTTAGCCAAGTTGAACCGGGTTACCTCAAAAAGCGGCTCCCAACATCAGCACCTATGAATCCAGAATCTATTGAGACGATTCTAGGTGATGTCCAGGACCACATCGTTCCAGGAATAACTCACTGGCAGAGTCCCAACTACTTTGCATACTTCCCTTCCAGCGGAAGCATTGCAGGCTTCCTTGGAGAAATGCTAGCCACTGGCTTTAATGTTGTTGGATTCAACTGGATGTCTTCTCCAGCCGCTACTGAGTTGGAGAGCATAGTCATGGATTGGCTTGGTCAAATGCTCAGACTCCCTAAGTCATTTCTTTTCTCTGGAAACGGAGGCGGTGTCCTACAAGGAACCACATGCGAGGCGATCTTATGTACTCTCGTTGCTGCCCGAGATCGAACTCTCAGAATCATTGGAAACGACAATATTGGAAAGCTCGTCGTTTATTGTTCCGACCAAACCCATTGCGCTTTCAAGAAAGCTGCCCAGATAGCGGGGATTAACCCCGATAATTTTCGAGTCATCCCCACAACTTTATCGTCTTCATTTTCCATGTGTCCCAAAGCTTTGCGAAACACTATAACTACTGATGTTGAGGCTGGACTCGTTCCCATATTTCTACTGGCAACTGTCGGGACAACGTCCACAACTGCTGTTGACCCACTCGGACCTCTATGTGACGTGGCAAAGGATTACGGAATGTGGGTCCACGTGGATGCGGCCTATGCTGGGAGCATTTGCATTTGCCCAGAATTTCGACACTTCATCGACGGAGTGGAAGGAGCTGACTCCTTTAGCTTTAACGctcacaaatggttcttcaccaCCTTAGATTGTTGCTGCCTTTGGGTGAAAGACCCCGCAGCGTTGACACAATCATTGTCTACTGATCCTGAATATTTGAAGAACAAGGCCACCGAATCAAAGCAAGTGGTTGACTATAAAGACTGGCAACTCGCTCTAAGCAGACGATTCCGTTCTCTCAAATTGTGGCTTGTGCTCCGAAGCTATGGAGTCGAGAAACTACGTGGGTTCCTACGAAGCCATGTGAAGATGGCCAAGGTGTTCCAAGGTTTTGTGGAAGCTGACAACAGATTTGAGGTTGTGGTTCCAAGGAATTTTGCCAACGTGTGTTTCAGAATATCGCCTTCAGCAGTAATGAATAAAAGTAGTAATGGAGTATTGGGTGAGATAACTAACAGTAATGATATTAGTAGCCCAAGAACAAAGACAAAGATGGGAATGGTGAATGAAGTGAACCAGAAATTGATGGAGTCGATTAATGGGTCAGGTGGGATTTACATGACCCAtttgttatataaattaatataa